From the genome of Croceibacterium atlanticum:
CGGATCTGATCCGTGTCCTGGGCGATGACAATCTGGCTCATGGCCCATGGGATCCGCGGCTCGCGCCCGAAAGATTGCGCGGGATCCTGCGCGAGATGGCGCTGGTGCGGGCCTTCGATGCACGGATGTACCGGGCGCAGCGGCAGGGCAAGACCAGCTTCTATCTCAAATGCACGGGTGAGGAGGCGACCTCGGTCGCGGCGACCCACGCGCTTGATTTCGAAGACATGATATTCCCGTCCTATCGCCAGCAGGGCTGCCTGATCGCGCGCGGCTATCCGATGCTGGAAATGGTCAACCAGATCTATTCCAACCGGGCAGACAAGTTGAAGGGCCGGCAATTGCCGATTCTCTATTCGGCGAAGTCGGTCAATTTCTTCTCGATCTCCGGCAATCTGGCCACGCAATTGCCGCAGGCGACCGGCTTTTCCATGGCCAGCGCCATTCGGGGCGACAGCAAGATTGCCGCGGCCTGGGTGGGTGAAGGATCAACGGCAGAAGGGGATTTCCATTCCGCCCTGACATTCGCGGCAGTCTATAACGCGCCCACCATTTTCAACGTGGTCAACAACCAGTGGGCGATTTCCAGCTTTTCCGGTTTTGCCGGGGCAGAGCGGACGAGTTTCGCGGCGCGCGCCATTGGCTATGGCATTGCCGGGTTGCGGGTGGATGGGAACGATCCCCTGGCCGTCTATGCGGCGGAACGCTGGGCGGCGGACCGGGCGCGGTCGAATAATGGCCCGACCCTGATCGAGTTCTTTACCTATCGGGCGGAAGGGCATTCCACCTCCGACGATCCCAGCGTCTATCGCAGCGCAGAGGAATTTGCCGAATGGCCGCTGGGCGATCCGATCGCGCGGCTGAAGAATCACCTTATCGCCATCGGGGAATGGTCGGAAGACCAGCAGGCGGAAATGGATCGCGAACTGGCGGAGCAGGTGCTGAAAGCCACCAAGGAGGCCGAGAAGAACGGTATCCTCGGCCACGGCCTGCATCATCCCTTCCACACCATGTTCGAGGATGTGTTCGAGGAACTGCCCTGGAATTTGCGCGAGCAGAGCAAGGCGGCGATCCGCGAAAGGGAAATCAAATGGCCGGAGTAAGTTCGGACGAAGATCCCGTGACCCTGGCCGATGCGCCGGTGCGCGATCTCAACATGATCGACGCGATCAATGAAGCGCTGGACGTCATGCTGGAGCGTGACCCGGACGTGATCCTGATGGGCGAGGATATCGGCTATTTCGGCGGCGTGTTCCGCTGCACTGCCGGCCTGCAGGAGAAATATGGCAAGACGCGGGTGTTCGACACGCCGATCAGCGAATGCGGCATTGTCGGCGTGGCGGTGGGGATGGGGGCCTATGGCTTGCGCCCGGTGCCCGAAATCCAGTTTGCTGATTATATCTATCCGGGGCTGGACCAGATCGTGAGCGAAGCGGCGCGATTGCGTTATCGCTCTGCCGCGGAATTTATCGCGCCGATGACAATCCGCAGCCCCTTTGGCGGCGGGATATTCGGTGGCCAGACGCACAGCCAGAGCCCGGAGGCGATCTTCGCCCATGTTTCCGGCCTCAAGACGGTCGTGCCCAGCACCCCGCATGACGCGAAGGGCCTGCTGATCGCCGCGATCGAGGACAATGACCCGGTGATGTTCTTCGAACCGAAGCGGATCTATAATGGTCCTTTCGATGGATATTACGACCGTCCGACCAAATCATGGAAAGGCCATCCCGGCGCGGCCGTTCCGGAAGGCTATTATTCCATTCCACTGGGCAAGGCGCGTATCGTGCAGGAAGGCAATGCGCTGACCATTCTCGCCTATGGCACGATGGTGCATGTTGCGGAGGGCGTGTGCCGGGAGAAGGGCGTCGATGCCGAGATTCTCGATCTGCGCACCATCGTTCCGCTGGATATAGAGGCTGTGGAAAAGTCGGTGGAGAAAACAGGCAGGTGCCTGATTGTCCACGAAGCGACGCGCACGGCCGGTTTCGGCGCCGAATTGTCGGCCCTGGTGACCGAACGCTGTTTCTACCATCTCGAAGCGCCGGTCGAACGTGTGACCGGCTTCGATACCCCTTATCCGCATAGCCTCGAATGGGCCTATTTCCCCGGCCCGATCCGCATTGGCGAGGCGATCGACAAATTGCTGAGCGAGTAGGCCCATGGCACGATTTACCTTCAATCTGCCGGATATCGGCGAAGGCATCGCCGAGGCGGAGATCGTTGCCTGGCATGTGAAACCGGGCGACATGGTCGAGGAAGACGGCCGCCTGGCCGACATGATGACCGACAAGGCGACGGTCGAAATGGAAAGCCCGGTGGCGGGCAAGGTGCTGGAAGTCGCGGGCGAAGCCGGCGATGTGATTGCCATCGGCTCGCCTCTGGTCGTGCTCGAAGTGGAAGGCAGTGTGCCGGACGATGTGGCGGCACAGAACGAAGCCGCCGGCGATCAGGCGGAGCCTGCACCGGCTCCCGCACCTCCTCCCCCGCCTGAACCTGAAGAGGAACAGTCGCAGTCAGTCCAGCAGGTGGAGCCTGCACCGCCGCCACCCGCTCCGCCATCTTCCCCGGCCTTCACCGCGCCGCCGCAGGGAAGCCGGCCGCCGGGTGCGCCCAAGGTTCTGGCCAGCCCTGCCGTCCGCAAACGGGCGAAGGAGCTGGGCATCGATCTGTGCGAGGTGCGTCCGGCGCAGGATGGACGTGTGCGTCATGCCGATCTCGATGCTTTTCTCAGCTATGGCGCTTCGCGGGGATATGCCCCGGCTGGCGGCGCCCGGCCGGACGAAACGATCAAGGTGGTGGGCCTGCGGCGGCGCATTGCCGAAAACATGGCCGCCGCAAAGCGCAGCATTCCGCATTTCACCTATGTCGAGGAATGCGATGTTACCGAGCTGGAAAAGCTGCGGGCCGATCTGAACGCGAAACGCGCACACAAGGATGGGGACGAGCGGCCCAAGCTGACCATGCTGCCGCTGCTTATTGCCGCGATCTGCCGGGTGATACCGGATTTTCCGATGCTCAATGCCCGGTATGACGATGAAGCGAATGTCGTCACGCGCCATGGCGCGGTTCACATGGGCATGGCCACCATGACCGATTCGGGCCTGATGGTGCCAGTGATCCGCAATGCGCAGGGAATGAATCTGTGGCAGCTTGCTGCCGAGATTCTGCGCCTGTCCGAAGCTGCACGGACCGGCAAGGCCCGGTCGGAAGAGCTTTCCGGCTCCACCTTCACGCTGACTTCGCTGGGGCCGCTAGGCGGCATCGCCTCGACCCCGGTGATCAACAAGCCGGAAGTGGCGATTCTCGCGCCCAACCGGATCGTGGAGCGGCCCGTATTTGTGCCGGACGAGACAGGCGGCGAACGCATCGCCAAACGCAAGCTGATGAACCTGTCGATCAGCTGCGACCACCGCGTGGTGGATGGGTATGACGCGGCGGCTTTCGTGCAGGCAGTGAAGCGGTTGATCGAAACACCGGCCCTGATTCTGGCCGACTGACAATCCTTCAGAGCACGATAGCGCGATAGGTCAGGCTGCCAGGCCCCTTGCCGAGGGGCCAGCGTAGGTGCGTTATGCCCTGTGGCAGGAAACGGCCGTCCGCAAGGCGCTGCCAGCTTCGACCGCCATCTGTAGAAAATTCCATCCCTTCGCGACTCGCGCCGCGAAGGGATACGCCCTTCGGCACCGGGGTGGTGGTGGCGGTATATTCGCCATTTGCCGGCGCTTTCCATCGTAACACTTTCACGATGCGATCGCCGCTTGCCAGGCGTTCCGCCGGTTTCAGCTGCCGGACAATATCCGCCTTCCGTTCCACAAAGACGCTCGAATCGATCATCACGCGCGGTTCGGCATGGGCCACCGCAGGAGACAGCAAGGCGGCGAGGGCAATGATTCTGTTCATGCGTGGCCCCGATTGCGCGGCATGGTGCCGCCGGTGCCTTTTCGTTGCGCGATGAAGCCCAAAATATGGTTAATGCACAGACTTTCGGACAAGAGTGAAAAAGGGTGCAAAGAGCGAGTTGACAGCCCCGATCCGCTGGCCTAGTGGCGCGGCTCCCAAGCGGTGCAACGCCCAATTACGCGGGTGTAGCTCAGTTGGTTAGAGCGCCGGCCTGTCACGCCGGAGGTCGCGGGTTCGAGTCCCGTCACTCGCGCCACTTGGGATATTTTCCAATCAGTTACGTGAAAAAGCCCCCTGTTACAGGGGCGTAACGGATTGCGCGCACAGTGCCGCAATCGCCGGTGTTACATGGAAAGCGCCGGGATTATCCCCAGCGCCCGGTTTCCATCCAGATCAGGAATCGCCGCAGAGGCAGCAGCCAGGCGACGCCCAGCACCAGATAGATAATCGTCTGCAGCAGGACATGCGTCCGCTCTATCCATTGCGATGCCCACATCACGCCAAGGGCGTAGAGAGTCAGTCCGGCCAGCAAGGCAAGAATGCCGATCGGGATTCTCAGAGTCGGTTTCTCACGCATCGAAAGGCCCCAGAATGCGGCTGGGGGTGACGATGGCGCTCAGCGGGATGTCGTGGTCTTCCAACGGCAGTTCCTCAACCTCCTGCACGTCCCACGCCATGCCGATGGCGATCGTGGCTGGATGGGCGGCCAGCCAGCGATCGTAATATCCGCCGCCCTGGCCAAGCCGCTCGCCCCGTTCGGTAAAGCCGACAAGGGGCATGAAAAGAACTTCGGGTTCGACAATCGGTGCGTCCAGCCCCGGCTGGCGCAGGCCCATCGGCCCGTCTTCCAGATCGCTTTCCTCGAATGGATCGGTGTGTTTGCGAAACTCCATCGGGCGATCCAGCGTGGTCACGCGGGGAAGGGCGATGGGGTGGCCGTTTTCCATGAAGAATCTGGCATAGCTTGCCGCCGGAGCTTCGCCGGGTTCGGCGCGGTACAGGCCGATGGTCGCGCCTTCGGGGACCAGCCGCAGCAGCGGGGCGGGGGGGCGATGGAACACCAGTGCCCGCTCTTCGCGAGGGAGAGTCATGGCATAATGCCGCCGCCTGGCGCGCAGCTCGCTTCGAAGCTGCTTCTTGCGTTGGGAAATATCCGCAGTCATCCACCTGCTCCTCGACGTTCAATAAACCTGCCGCGTCGGGCCGGGTGAAGTGGCGGAACCACCATGGGTCGTTTGCCGGGAAATCCTCTGACGCCTCAACGTCAGGTGGGCGCCATATGCACCGACCCTCAGGACGAACCCGTGAGCCGGGCAGGGACAGCTCCCATGGATTGCTTATAGCCTCAGGGATATTCTCGAACGGCTCGTGCCGGGCAGTCCCGCCGCGGCCTATTTAGGAGCTTGGCCCGGCACCCTCAAGCCGAGAAGCGAGGCTTTCGAGTTTTTCGGCCAGGGCCACCAGCGGCGCGGCGTCAATTCCGCCCTGCGGCGCGGCGGCGTTCCTGAGTTCATGGATCTCGTCAGCCAGCAACAGGGCGGCGTAAAGCAATATGCGCGCCTCTGACTGGGCGGGCAGATTCGGGAGGCCGGAAACCTTGCCGTCGATCATGCGGCCCAGCGCGGCGATATGCGCTTCTTCGCCTTCTCCGCAGGCGACGGAAAGGCGTCTGCCGCCTATTTCCAGAGTGACATTGCTCATCGTTCGAGCGTCCCGATCAACCGGTCCAGATCGGCAAGCGCTGCCGAGGTTTCCGCCTTGAGCGCGGTGTATTTGCGCTCCAGCTCCGGATCGGCTGCGGGCCTGGCCTTAGCCTCGCTTGCCGCCTCGATCCGGCGGGCTGCCGCTTCGATCCGCTTCAGAGCATCCGAGATGCTTTCCTCCAACATGCCGACCATTTAGTGGAAATTCGCCGCATAAGCAAAAACTTGCCGCGTGAAGCTGTAAATATGGCTCTACTTGTCCAGCGCCGGTGCAGCTGGTTGCCGCAGCTTGACGGGAAGCCCGGCGGTCCCCCAAGGAGCGCGCAGCCGAATCGCGGCCAATAAGATCCAGCGACCTGATCCCGACCCGGAGAGCATAAATGACCGATTCCGCCCGTTTCGCACCAATGGCAAATGCGGTCCGTGCATTGGCGATGGATGCGGTTCAGGCGGCCAATTCCGGCCATCCGGGAATGCCGATGGGCATGGCTGATGTCGCCACTGTATTGTGGTCCGATTATCTGAAATTCGATCCCACGGCTCCGGCATGGCCCGATCGGGACCGTTTCGTCCTGTCGGCAGGCCACGGTTCCATGCTGATCTACGCGCTGCTGCATCTCAGCGGTTATGCGCGCCCGACTATGGATGACATCCGCAATTTCCGGCAGATGGGCAGCCCGTGCGCCGGCCATCCGGAAAACTTCCTGCTCGATGCGGTGGAAGCGACAACCGGCCCGCTTGGCCAGGGTCTGGCGATGTCGGTGGGCATGGCCATTGCGGAGCGGCACCTGAATGCCGAATTCGGCGACGATCTGGTGGATCACCGGACCTGGGTTATCGCCGGCGATGGTTGCCTGATGGAAGGCATCAACCACGAAGCCATCGGTCTGGCCGGCAATCTGAAGCTCGGCAATCTGATCGTGCTGTGGGACGACAATGATAT
Proteins encoded in this window:
- a CDS encoding 3-methyl-2-oxobutanoate dehydrogenase (2-methylpropanoyl-transferring) subunit alpha, yielding MPKDDAEAAANRPRLALHVPEPKFRPGDKVDFTYLDLPGAGEQPRPDEACAASETNPLCTDLIRVLGDDNLAHGPWDPRLAPERLRGILREMALVRAFDARMYRAQRQGKTSFYLKCTGEEATSVAATHALDFEDMIFPSYRQQGCLIARGYPMLEMVNQIYSNRADKLKGRQLPILYSAKSVNFFSISGNLATQLPQATGFSMASAIRGDSKIAAAWVGEGSTAEGDFHSALTFAAVYNAPTIFNVVNNQWAISSFSGFAGAERTSFAARAIGYGIAGLRVDGNDPLAVYAAERWAADRARSNNGPTLIEFFTYRAEGHSTSDDPSVYRSAEEFAEWPLGDPIARLKNHLIAIGEWSEDQQAEMDRELAEQVLKATKEAEKNGILGHGLHHPFHTMFEDVFEELPWNLREQSKAAIREREIKWPE
- a CDS encoding alpha-ketoacid dehydrogenase subunit beta; this encodes MAGVSSDEDPVTLADAPVRDLNMIDAINEALDVMLERDPDVILMGEDIGYFGGVFRCTAGLQEKYGKTRVFDTPISECGIVGVAVGMGAYGLRPVPEIQFADYIYPGLDQIVSEAARLRYRSAAEFIAPMTIRSPFGGGIFGGQTHSQSPEAIFAHVSGLKTVVPSTPHDAKGLLIAAIEDNDPVMFFEPKRIYNGPFDGYYDRPTKSWKGHPGAAVPEGYYSIPLGKARIVQEGNALTILAYGTMVHVAEGVCREKGVDAEILDLRTIVPLDIEAVEKSVEKTGRCLIVHEATRTAGFGAELSALVTERCFYHLEAPVERVTGFDTPYPHSLEWAYFPGPIRIGEAIDKLLSE
- a CDS encoding dihydrolipoamide acetyltransferase family protein, which produces MARFTFNLPDIGEGIAEAEIVAWHVKPGDMVEEDGRLADMMTDKATVEMESPVAGKVLEVAGEAGDVIAIGSPLVVLEVEGSVPDDVAAQNEAAGDQAEPAPAPAPPPPPEPEEEQSQSVQQVEPAPPPPAPPSSPAFTAPPQGSRPPGAPKVLASPAVRKRAKELGIDLCEVRPAQDGRVRHADLDAFLSYGASRGYAPAGGARPDETIKVVGLRRRIAENMAAAKRSIPHFTYVEECDVTELEKLRADLNAKRAHKDGDERPKLTMLPLLIAAICRVIPDFPMLNARYDDEANVVTRHGAVHMGMATMTDSGLMVPVIRNAQGMNLWQLAAEILRLSEAARTGKARSEELSGSTFTLTSLGPLGGIASTPVINKPEVAILAPNRIVERPVFVPDETGGERIAKRKLMNLSISCDHRVVDGYDAAAFVQAVKRLIETPALILAD
- a CDS encoding DUF2842 domain-containing protein, coding for MREKPTLRIPIGILALLAGLTLYALGVMWASQWIERTHVLLQTIIYLVLGVAWLLPLRRFLIWMETGRWG
- a CDS encoding 5-formyltetrahydrofolate cyclo-ligase, coding for MTADISQRKKQLRSELRARRRHYAMTLPREERALVFHRPPAPLLRLVPEGATIGLYRAEPGEAPAASYARFFMENGHPIALPRVTTLDRPMEFRKHTDPFEESDLEDGPMGLRQPGLDAPIVEPEVLFMPLVGFTERGERLGQGGGYYDRWLAAHPATIAIGMAWDVQEVEELPLEDHDIPLSAIVTPSRILGPFDA
- a CDS encoding cell division protein ZapA gives rise to the protein MSNVTLEIGGRRLSVACGEGEEAHIAALGRMIDGKVSGLPNLPAQSEARILLYAALLLADEIHELRNAAAPQGGIDAAPLVALAEKLESLASRLEGAGPSS